The proteins below are encoded in one region of Tessaracoccus aquimaris:
- a CDS encoding ABC transporter ATP-binding protein, protein MSHPTAASVSMRDLNRSFGTVRALRDFSLEIHPGELVALLGPSGCGKTTALRVLAGLEEADSGTVLVADRDITALPANRRHMSMVFQSYSLFPHLTVEGNLDFALSMRKVPRPERGAIIRDHLELVELGAMAKRFPHELSGGQQQRVALARALASRPDVLLLDEPLSALDAKVRVQLRDQIRRIQLELGTTALFVTHDQAEALAMADRVGVMQSGRIEQLSAPQDLYERPVSDFVARFIGSTNPLPGRVAAGSVQVLGQWLPTLPGSIGEGQGTALVRPERVLLGIGEDGHEATVRQVAFLGDRASVVAELTDGTTVQALVHTRDADRLSHGAPVRVSLDPSPVLVS, encoded by the coding sequence GTGTCCCATCCCACCGCCGCATCCGTCTCGATGCGTGACCTCAACCGCAGCTTCGGCACCGTCCGCGCGCTGCGTGACTTCTCGCTCGAGATCCACCCAGGCGAACTGGTCGCGCTGCTCGGCCCCTCCGGGTGCGGGAAGACCACGGCCCTGCGCGTCCTCGCAGGCTTGGAGGAAGCCGACTCGGGGACCGTGCTCGTCGCGGACCGCGACATCACCGCGCTGCCCGCCAACAGGCGGCACATGTCGATGGTCTTCCAGAGCTACTCGCTCTTCCCCCATCTCACAGTGGAGGGAAACCTCGACTTCGCGCTCTCGATGCGAAAGGTGCCCCGCCCCGAGCGGGGCGCGATCATCCGCGACCACCTGGAGTTGGTCGAGTTGGGGGCGATGGCCAAGCGGTTCCCGCACGAGTTGTCCGGAGGACAGCAGCAGCGGGTGGCGCTCGCCCGCGCGTTGGCGTCGCGCCCAGACGTGCTGCTCCTCGATGAGCCGCTGTCGGCACTCGACGCGAAGGTCCGAGTGCAACTGCGCGACCAGATCCGCCGGATTCAGCTCGAACTGGGCACCACGGCCCTCTTCGTCACCCATGACCAGGCGGAGGCGCTCGCCATGGCCGACCGGGTCGGCGTCATGCAGAGCGGGCGGATCGAGCAACTCAGTGCACCGCAGGACCTGTACGAGCGACCTGTCTCCGATTTCGTGGCGCGGTTCATCGGGTCGACCAACCCGCTTCCCGGCAGGGTGGCGGCGGGGTCCGTGCAGGTGCTCGGCCAATGGCTGCCGACCCTGCCCGGCTCGATCGGTGAGGGGCAGGGCACAGCCCTGGTCCGCCCGGAGCGCGTACTGCTCGGCATCGGTGAGGACGGCCACGAGGCGACGGTGCGCCAGGTCGCCTTCCTGGGCGACCGCGCGAGCGTTGTCGCCGAGTTGACTGACGGGACGACCGT
- a CDS encoding ABC transporter permease, which translates to MRRRAWPSVVLLALVAIFLAYPLYALFEFSVRFPLTGNVSFDAWTKLFGGTDQSRLAPLYQGVVNSLLIAALTVTIMLALLVPTMIWVRLRLPRLSRIVEFCALLPLTLPAIVLVVGLVPIYRFISTSLLNTDAIWLCFAYVILVLPFAYRALDSGLSALDLETLATAARSMGASWPTVILRVVLPNLRTAIASAAFISIAVVLGEFTIARMLARETLQTGVMLVNQAAPQVAAAVSLLSLLFGIALLVGISFFTNRRPTR; encoded by the coding sequence ATGAGGCGCCGCGCCTGGCCATCGGTGGTCCTCCTCGCCCTTGTGGCGATCTTCCTCGCGTACCCGCTGTACGCCCTGTTCGAGTTCTCGGTGCGGTTCCCGCTGACCGGCAATGTGTCCTTCGACGCGTGGACCAAGCTGTTCGGTGGCACGGACCAGAGCAGGTTGGCTCCGCTCTACCAGGGGGTCGTCAACTCGCTCCTCATTGCGGCCCTGACCGTCACGATCATGCTGGCGCTCCTCGTGCCGACCATGATCTGGGTGCGGCTGAGGCTGCCGAGGCTCTCGCGGATCGTGGAGTTCTGCGCCCTGCTCCCGCTGACCCTACCCGCCATCGTCCTCGTCGTCGGTCTCGTGCCGATCTACCGGTTCATCTCGACGTCGCTGCTCAACACGGACGCGATCTGGCTGTGCTTCGCCTACGTGATCCTCGTGCTGCCCTTCGCCTATCGCGCGCTCGACTCCGGCCTGTCGGCGCTCGACCTGGAGACCCTCGCGACGGCCGCCCGATCGATGGGGGCATCCTGGCCAACGGTCATCCTCCGGGTCGTGCTCCCGAACCTCCGGACCGCGATCGCGTCGGCTGCGTTCATCTCGATCGCCGTCGTGCTCGGGGAGTTCACCATCGCCCGGATGCTTGCCCGGGAGACGCTCCAGACCGGCGTGATGCTCGTCAACCAGGCGGCCCCGCAAGTGGCGGCCGCCGTGTCGCTGCTCTCGCTGCTGTTCGGCATCGCCCTCCTGGTGGGCATCAGCTTCTTCACCAACCGTCGACCTACCCGATAG
- a CDS encoding ABC transporter permease, with the protein MSNPSTVARAVRNLRDGAATLPFFGYLAVFLFLPTVIVILGAFRTRDGVFTLEPMSRLLQPATLQIFLTTSWLSLASALIGAVVGGAAAYALSLTSITSTTRRVFTAVCSVLAQFGGVMLAFSFIAVLGKNGNLTRLLADAFHVVIPGDFLASVPGLIVVYSYFQIPLMVIVFLPAVDGLRVEWRDATANLGGSSLTYWARVAAPILAPSFLGCLLLLFANAFSAYATAAALISQRNIIVPMAIEGAIRNENNAGMDAYAQALATGMILVVALVMGGYTLIQRRASRWHR; encoded by the coding sequence ATGTCGAACCCCTCGACGGTGGCGCGCGCCGTCCGGAACCTCCGCGACGGCGCCGCCACCCTCCCCTTCTTCGGATACCTGGCGGTGTTTCTCTTCCTGCCGACCGTCATCGTGATCCTGGGTGCCTTCCGCACCCGTGACGGTGTCTTCACGTTGGAACCGATGAGCCGACTGCTGCAACCGGCCACCCTGCAGATCTTCCTGACCACCTCCTGGCTCTCCCTCGCCTCGGCGCTGATCGGTGCGGTCGTCGGCGGGGCAGCGGCGTATGCCCTGTCCTTGACGTCGATCACCAGCACGACCCGCAGGGTCTTCACGGCGGTGTGTAGCGTCCTGGCGCAGTTCGGCGGCGTGATGCTCGCCTTCTCCTTCATCGCGGTCCTCGGAAAGAACGGCAACCTGACCCGACTGCTCGCGGACGCCTTCCACGTCGTGATCCCGGGCGACTTTCTCGCCTCGGTCCCTGGCCTGATCGTCGTCTACTCGTACTTCCAGATCCCGCTGATGGTCATCGTGTTCCTGCCCGCCGTCGACGGGCTTCGCGTCGAATGGCGCGACGCGACCGCGAACCTGGGCGGCTCGAGCCTGACGTACTGGGCGCGCGTGGCAGCCCCGATCCTTGCGCCCAGCTTCCTCGGCTGCCTGCTGCTGTTATTCGCCAACGCCTTCTCCGCCTATGCCACCGCCGCGGCGCTCATCTCGCAGCGCAACATCATCGTCCCGATGGCCATCGAGGGCGCGATCCGCAACGAGAACAACGCAGGGATGGATGCCTACGCGCAAGCGTTGGCGACCGGCATGATCCTTGTGGTGGCGCTCGTCATGGGCGGGTACACCCTGATCCAGCGTCGGGCATCGAGGTGGCACCGATGA
- a CDS encoding ABC transporter substrate-binding protein, with translation MRTYRSLAAAALAVLGLTLSACGASTPGAEVTTSGSGSSNAATAASVADLGGMDKLVEAAKAEGQLNVIALPRDWANYGAVIDAFKAKYGITVNEQSPDASSKEEIAAADANKGTDKAPDVFDLGTNIALTSTDYFAPYKVEQWDKIPADNKEATGLWVNDYTGVMVVGYNKTKFGEITSLDQLTDPKFAGTVALNGKPAEAGAAFNGFMLANLANGGTFDDGTAGLDYFKKLNEAKTLNLTDVTPGTIEAGEHGVVFDWSYNMVPVATSLKAQGVDWATFLPKDIAVGSYYNQAINKDAPNPAAARLWQEFLYSAEAQNLWAEGGALPVLASEFEGEFSEAAKAAVPKVSDLQSPTTEQADAMTKFLQDNWDSAIS, from the coding sequence ATGCGCACCTACCGTTCCCTCGCAGCGGCCGCCCTCGCGGTGCTCGGGCTCACCCTCTCCGCCTGCGGCGCGTCGACGCCCGGCGCAGAGGTCACCACGTCAGGCTCCGGCTCGTCGAACGCCGCAACGGCCGCCTCGGTCGCCGACCTCGGCGGGATGGACAAGCTCGTCGAGGCCGCGAAGGCCGAGGGCCAGCTCAACGTCATCGCGCTGCCGCGCGACTGGGCAAACTACGGCGCCGTCATCGATGCGTTCAAGGCGAAGTACGGCATCACCGTCAATGAGCAGTCGCCCGACGCCTCCTCCAAGGAGGAGATCGCCGCGGCCGACGCCAACAAGGGCACCGATAAGGCCCCCGACGTCTTCGACCTCGGAACCAACATCGCCCTCACTTCGACCGACTACTTCGCCCCGTACAAGGTGGAGCAGTGGGACAAGATCCCCGCCGACAACAAGGAGGCCACCGGCCTCTGGGTCAACGACTACACCGGCGTCATGGTGGTCGGCTACAACAAGACCAAGTTCGGTGAGATCACCTCCCTCGACCAGTTGACCGACCCGAAGTTCGCGGGGACGGTCGCCCTGAACGGCAAGCCAGCCGAGGCCGGCGCCGCGTTCAACGGCTTCATGCTCGCCAACCTGGCAAACGGCGGCACCTTCGACGACGGCACCGCCGGGCTCGACTACTTCAAGAAGCTCAACGAGGCCAAGACCCTCAACCTGACCGACGTCACCCCAGGGACGATCGAGGCCGGGGAGCACGGCGTCGTCTTCGACTGGTCGTACAACATGGTGCCGGTGGCGACCTCCCTCAAGGCGCAGGGCGTCGACTGGGCGACGTTCCTGCCCAAGGACATCGCCGTCGGGTCCTACTACAACCAGGCCATCAACAAGGACGCCCCCAACCCGGCGGCCGCCCGCCTGTGGCAGGAGTTCCTCTACTCGGCCGAGGCGCAGAACCTGTGGGCAGAGGGCGGCGCGCTCCCGGTGCTCGCCTCCGAGTTCGAGGGCGAGTTCTCCGAGGCCGCCAAGGCGGCCGTGCCGAAGGTGAGCGACCTTCAGTCGCCGACCACCGAGCAGGCCGACGCCATGACGAAGTTCCTGCAGGACAACTGGGACTCGGCGATCTCCTGA